From the Pontibacillus halophilus JSM 076056 = DSM 19796 genome, one window contains:
- a CDS encoding YceG family protein yields MNPSIKQIAAVPLEDVREREWKELLQKPYTDRHEEQVREDTLYIGQLIISILGVYEDEDEYMNELYDLANDEDLKLEVLSETLDKQIENKAFQDLQEIWRINQQEQLSVNRLVAFLDGKQLLPKLSDSLMNRHIRIQLIEVLKQFQRVHEKGLQDGDFRRVLFDLVKFSLNHLEPWLESNSEEGLFPRVLWYGEATKSQSYFLYFLYLIGADLIFYHPNKEDIFSHVNLEVDYSLVETLPQQQEPTSFPTERKKRSATVAYKASQEMDRVLHHDNSMLYKPWQFRQYAPMSITMKTTYDEIFILGKEKAFVRPQFYVEDGVVHIPSLFAKVVGVSNNRDEYWSRMQQMADYNPSHVVNEFPFSEEVKGNYRFHYTHSLNTDGTLQAEKMMSGNFWRYKQLPNGLQTGIAKAIERMCSNPQLYPLPGESEEDVKIYLFQQATQLPTEFLQLLQKFDYAQEVPKLVLYNNELNGEMSRADAARLLLMNEVGVDLLLYNPSGHNDLESYLNEERFDTHMLEEMCFGLDYKESYGLKDRLRSKIKRFLGE; encoded by the coding sequence ATGAATCCTTCCATTAAACAGATTGCAGCTGTTCCGCTTGAGGATGTACGAGAACGTGAATGGAAAGAGCTCCTACAGAAGCCGTACACGGACCGACATGAAGAACAAGTAAGGGAAGATACGCTTTATATTGGTCAACTCATCATTTCAATCCTTGGTGTGTATGAGGATGAAGATGAGTATATGAATGAGTTGTACGACTTAGCGAATGATGAGGACCTGAAGCTAGAAGTCCTAAGTGAGACGTTAGATAAGCAAATTGAGAATAAGGCTTTTCAAGATTTGCAAGAAATCTGGCGTATTAACCAGCAAGAGCAGCTCTCTGTAAATCGACTTGTGGCTTTCTTGGACGGCAAGCAGTTACTTCCGAAACTATCAGATTCACTTATGAATCGGCATATTCGAATTCAGTTGATTGAAGTATTAAAGCAGTTTCAACGTGTTCATGAGAAAGGGTTGCAAGATGGGGACTTCCGTCGTGTGTTGTTCGACCTTGTGAAGTTCTCGCTCAATCATTTAGAGCCTTGGCTTGAGAGCAACAGTGAAGAAGGATTGTTTCCGCGTGTGCTATGGTATGGGGAAGCGACGAAGAGCCAGAGCTATTTTCTATACTTCTTATATCTAATTGGTGCTGACCTCATCTTCTATCATCCGAACAAGGAAGACATATTTAGTCACGTTAATCTGGAAGTGGACTATTCACTCGTTGAAACATTGCCACAGCAACAAGAACCTACGTCTTTCCCGACAGAGCGGAAGAAGCGAAGTGCTACCGTCGCCTATAAAGCGTCACAAGAAATGGACCGAGTACTCCATCACGATAATTCCATGCTCTACAAGCCTTGGCAATTTCGGCAATATGCCCCCATGTCCATTACGATGAAGACCACGTATGATGAAATTTTTATATTGGGCAAGGAGAAAGCTTTCGTACGTCCTCAGTTCTATGTAGAAGATGGTGTTGTTCATATTCCATCTCTCTTTGCTAAAGTAGTAGGGGTGTCTAATAATCGGGATGAATACTGGTCGCGCATGCAGCAAATGGCCGATTATAACCCGTCTCATGTGGTCAATGAATTTCCGTTCTCAGAAGAAGTGAAAGGGAACTATCGATTTCATTACACCCACTCTCTTAACACTGATGGCACGCTCCAAGCGGAGAAAATGATGTCTGGGAACTTCTGGCGTTATAAACAACTACCTAATGGACTACAGACGGGGATTGCGAAGGCCATTGAACGAATGTGCTCCAATCCACAGCTGTATCCATTGCCAGGTGAGAGTGAGGAAGACGTAAAAATTTATTTATTTCAACAGGCTACGCAGCTGCCAACTGAATTCTTGCAGCTACTTCAGAAATTTGATTACGCTCAGGAAGTTCCGAAACTCGTGCTTTATAATAACGAATTGAACGGCGAAATGTCCCGAGCGGATGCTGCGCGGTTGTTGCTCATGAATGAAGTCGGAGTCGACTTGCTCTTATATAACCCGTCAGGTCACAACGACTTAGAGAGTTATCTGAATGAAGAGCGATTCGATACCCATATGCTAGAGGAAATGTGCTTTGGACTTGATTATAAAGAAAGTTACGGATTGAAAGACCGATTGCGTTCGAAAATTAAACGATTTTTAGGAGAGTGA
- a CDS encoding TerD family protein yields the protein MAITLSKGQRIDLTKTNPGLTKAVIGLGWDINHYDGGSSFDLDASAFLADESGNVQNDQEFVFYNNLQDPSGAVEHTGDNRTGEGEGDDEQLTVNFSQVPSHVEKVAITVTIHDAEGRNQNFGQVSNAFVRVLNPETNEELIRYDLGEDFSIETAVVVCELYRHNGEWKFSAVGSGFSGGLAALCRNFGLEV from the coding sequence ATGGCGATTACGTTATCGAAAGGACAACGAATTGATTTAACGAAAACAAACCCTGGTTTAACGAAGGCGGTTATTGGGCTTGGCTGGGACATTAATCATTACGATGGAGGCAGTAGTTTCGACCTTGATGCGTCTGCATTTCTAGCTGATGAGAGTGGCAACGTTCAGAATGACCAGGAATTTGTCTTCTATAACAATCTTCAAGACCCGTCTGGCGCAGTGGAGCATACTGGTGACAACCGTACAGGTGAAGGAGAAGGCGACGATGAGCAATTAACGGTCAACTTCTCTCAAGTTCCTAGCCATGTAGAGAAGGTTGCAATTACGGTTACCATCCATGATGCTGAAGGGCGTAACCAGAATTTCGGACAAGTAAGCAATGCCTTTGTACGTGTCCTAAATCCAGAGACGAACGAAGAGCTCATTCGCTACGATCTTGGAGAAGATTTCTCTATTGAAACAGCAGTTGTCGTTTGTGAGCTTTATCGTCATAATGGAGAATGGAAGTTTAGCGCAGTAGGAAGCGGCTTTAGTGGAGGTCTAGCTGCCTTATGCCGGAACTTCGGTTTAGAAGTTTAA
- a CDS encoding TerD family protein, whose protein sequence is MAITLEKGQRVDLTKGNPGLSKVMVGLGWDPVQTQKNGKGGLLGSLFGGGSKGPEIDCDASVIMLQDDKFVDKSDLVYFGKLKSDNGSVQHTGDNLTGEGDGDDEQVFVDLKDVPQKYNKLVFVVNIYDCKRRKQDFGMIENAFIRLQDTQKRDEMLRYNLSDDYSGRTTLIAGELYRQGNEWKFAAVGEGTTDASLSEIVQRYV, encoded by the coding sequence TTGGCTATTACATTAGAAAAAGGTCAACGAGTGGATTTAACAAAGGGGAACCCAGGGCTATCGAAAGTGATGGTAGGTCTAGGATGGGACCCTGTGCAAACACAGAAAAATGGGAAAGGTGGCTTACTCGGCTCCCTGTTCGGTGGAGGTAGTAAAGGCCCTGAAATTGACTGTGATGCATCCGTCATTATGCTCCAAGATGATAAATTCGTAGATAAAAGTGACTTAGTCTACTTTGGTAAATTGAAAAGTGATAATGGAAGTGTTCAACATACAGGAGACAACTTGACGGGCGAGGGAGATGGAGATGACGAACAAGTCTTTGTCGATTTGAAAGACGTCCCTCAGAAGTACAATAAACTCGTGTTTGTTGTAAATATTTATGATTGTAAACGTCGTAAGCAAGATTTCGGCATGATTGAGAACGCATTTATCCGTCTTCAGGATACGCAAAAGCGTGATGAAATGCTTCGTTATAATCTATCCGATGACTACTCTGGCCGCACAACATTGATTGCTGGTGAATTGTATCGTCAAGGGAACGAATGGAAGTTCGCAGCTGTAGGTGAAGGCACAACAGATGCCTCTCTAAGCGAAATTGTTCAACGTTACGTTTAA
- a CDS encoding TerD family protein has protein sequence MAVSLQKGQKVDLTKGNPGLSNITVGLGWDVNKFDSGSDFDLDASIFLLGSDDKVRSDKDFIFYNNTVGGDGAVEHTGDNLTGQGDGDDEQVKIDLNSVPQDVQKISFTITIHDGEARNQNFGQVSNAFVRVVNPNNDEELIRYDLGEDFSIETAVVVGELYRHNGEWKFSAVGSGYQGGLASLATDFGLTVA, from the coding sequence ATGGCAGTAAGCTTACAAAAAGGACAAAAAGTAGATTTAACAAAAGGTAACCCAGGACTTTCGAACATTACAGTAGGACTTGGTTGGGATGTAAATAAATTTGATTCTGGTTCAGATTTCGACTTGGATGCGTCAATCTTCCTTCTAGGTTCAGACGACAAAGTACGTTCAGATAAAGACTTTATCTTCTATAACAACACAGTTGGCGGCGACGGTGCTGTTGAACACACGGGAGATAACCTAACTGGACAAGGTGATGGCGACGATGAACAGGTTAAGATTGATCTTAATTCCGTTCCTCAAGACGTACAAAAGATTTCTTTCACCATTACCATCCACGACGGGGAAGCACGCAACCAAAACTTCGGTCAAGTAAGCAACGCTTTCGTTCGTGTTGTAAACCCAAATAACGATGAAGAATTGATTCGTTATGACCTTGGAGAAGATTTCTCTATTGAAACGGCTGTTGTTGTAGGTGAGCTTTATCGTCACAACGGTGAGTGGAAGTTTAGCGCAGTAGGAAGCGGCTACCAAGGTGGACTAGCTTCTCTTGCAACAGACTTTGGACTAACGGTTGCATAG
- a CDS encoding cysteine protease StiP family protein, translating into MMNQNEIKRMGSYPDEDVTFLLKNLNGLMKEDDLAYRERAIQSGVHYSEMLPIEYEPSADYMKLFYESLQDYKQEVAIAVGAVAEQLLEKWGGAFTIVSLARAGTPIGILVKRYLRDVHHIDVPHYSVSIIRDRGLDEQAIHHILEREGNNSIQFVDGWTGKGAITKELERSCRRFKEEQGIELDDSLAVLADPGHCSDLFGTREDYLIPSACLNATVSGLVSRTVLNEQYIAEDEFHGAKYYEHLEAEDVSNEFVDTITEQFSSVGDAVKYRLQEVRQQSRADWAGWNEIEEIQKQFNIEDVNHIKPGVGETTRVLLRRVPWKILVKDKQSPYLHHVFQLAEEKGVPIEEYRGMSYSCCGLIKKV; encoded by the coding sequence ATGATGAACCAGAATGAAATAAAGCGTATGGGGAGTTATCCAGATGAGGACGTCACCTTTCTATTAAAGAATTTAAATGGGTTAATGAAAGAAGATGACTTAGCCTATCGCGAAAGAGCAATTCAGTCAGGCGTTCATTATTCAGAAATGCTCCCCATTGAGTATGAGCCCTCAGCTGATTATATGAAACTATTCTATGAATCTTTACAAGATTACAAGCAAGAGGTAGCTATTGCTGTAGGGGCGGTTGCCGAACAACTTCTCGAGAAGTGGGGAGGTGCATTTACCATTGTATCGCTAGCACGAGCAGGGACGCCGATTGGAATCTTGGTGAAACGGTACTTACGTGATGTACATCATATCGATGTTCCTCATTATAGTGTCTCTATTATTCGTGATCGTGGTCTTGATGAACAGGCCATTCATCATATTTTAGAGCGTGAAGGGAATAATTCGATTCAATTTGTAGATGGTTGGACTGGAAAAGGCGCAATTACAAAGGAATTAGAGCGGTCTTGTCGTAGATTTAAAGAGGAACAAGGGATTGAACTCGATGATTCGTTGGCGGTCCTAGCCGACCCAGGCCATTGTTCAGACCTGTTTGGTACGCGGGAAGATTACCTAATTCCTAGTGCATGCTTAAACGCAACGGTATCAGGTCTTGTCAGTCGAACGGTGTTAAATGAACAGTATATAGCAGAAGACGAATTTCACGGGGCTAAATACTATGAGCACCTAGAAGCTGAGGACGTGTCAAACGAATTTGTAGACACCATTACAGAGCAGTTCTCATCTGTTGGAGACGCTGTAAAGTACCGGCTTCAAGAAGTTCGACAACAATCCCGTGCGGACTGGGCTGGTTGGAATGAAATCGAAGAAATACAAAAGCAGTTTAACATTGAAGATGTAAATCATATTAAGCCTGGTGTAGGTGAGACGACACGTGTGCTGTTAAGACGAGTACCGTGGAAGATTCTTGTGAAGGACAAGCAGAGTCCTTACTTACATCACGTATTCCAGCTGGCAGAGGAAAAGGGAGTTCCGATTGAAGAGTATAGAGGGATGTCTTATTCATGCTGTGGATTAATCAAGAAAGTGTGA
- a CDS encoding YqjF family protein produces MTEKPRKGWVMKQQWNHLLFLHYPIHPEHLQPFLPESLTVDTFEGQAWIGIVPFEMSQIRFKGLPVVPFVSSLYELNVRTYVTYKGERGVYFFSLDANHVLGVQIARSIFHLPYFRAKMRMERMGEKWEFSSRRTHEGKGNPAFHLSYSGGEKLHIDGRRTLVNWLTERYCLFNVHNGFVYKGKIDHNKWELREGHYEIEKNELLQPFQYTFTEAPIAHYSEVLESYIYPFEKEAVQAGE; encoded by the coding sequence ATGACAGAGAAGCCTCGAAAAGGTTGGGTGATGAAGCAGCAGTGGAATCATTTGTTGTTTCTTCACTACCCCATTCATCCAGAACACTTACAACCCTTTCTACCAGAATCGTTAACAGTAGACACATTTGAAGGACAGGCTTGGATTGGGATTGTTCCCTTTGAGATGAGTCAGATTCGTTTCAAGGGGCTACCTGTAGTCCCGTTTGTCTCTTCTCTTTATGAACTGAATGTTAGAACGTACGTAACGTACAAAGGAGAGCGTGGGGTATACTTTTTCAGTTTGGATGCGAACCACGTTCTAGGGGTGCAAATTGCCAGGTCAATATTTCACTTACCGTATTTCCGGGCGAAGATGAGAATGGAGAGGATGGGTGAGAAATGGGAGTTCTCGAGTAGGAGGACACATGAGGGGAAGGGTAACCCTGCTTTTCACCTTTCTTATAGTGGTGGAGAGAAGTTACACATTGATGGGAGAAGAACATTAGTAAATTGGTTAACAGAGCGATATTGCTTATTTAATGTTCACAACGGATTTGTGTATAAGGGAAAGATAGATCATAATAAGTGGGAGCTTCGAGAGGGACACTATGAAATTGAGAAGAATGAGCTGTTGCAACCGTTCCAATACACATTTACAGAAGCGCCGATTGCTCACTATTCTGAGGTTCTAGAGTCATATATTTATCCATTTGAGAAAGAAGCGGTCCAAGCAGGGGAATAG
- a CDS encoding TerC family protein, translating into MEILQNIIDTYARFFDWAMWGEVLSDPRSWALIGTLVILEGLLSADNALVLAVMVKHLPKEQQKKALFYGLLGAYLFRFLAIGVGTYLIKFWWVKVFGAGYLAWLAVKFFIDYFGKKDEDEEEAVGISNKNLAVRLFGTFWGTIVMVELVDIAFSVDSILAALGISEQIWVLILGGMLGVLMMRGVAGVFLKLLEKVPELEVTAHVIIAFIAAKMGLSIAHVHISHTAFFIFIIGAFVVTFIVHYMRRGGRSNAETAASKD; encoded by the coding sequence ATGGAAATCTTACAAAACATCATAGATACCTACGCCCGCTTCTTTGACTGGGCTATGTGGGGAGAGGTTCTCTCTGATCCAAGAAGCTGGGCGCTTATAGGTACGCTTGTTATCCTTGAGGGCTTGCTTTCAGCCGATAACGCACTCGTGTTAGCTGTTATGGTTAAGCACTTGCCTAAGGAACAGCAAAAGAAGGCGCTCTTCTACGGTCTACTGGGTGCGTATCTCTTCCGGTTCTTAGCCATTGGTGTCGGGACTTATCTTATCAAATTCTGGTGGGTCAAAGTATTCGGTGCCGGATACTTAGCTTGGCTCGCAGTTAAATTCTTCATAGATTACTTCGGTAAGAAGGATGAAGATGAAGAAGAAGCAGTAGGGATTAGCAATAAGAACCTGGCTGTACGTCTCTTTGGTACATTCTGGGGAACGATTGTCATGGTCGAACTTGTAGATATTGCATTCTCTGTCGACAGTATTCTAGCGGCGCTAGGGATTAGTGAACAAATCTGGGTACTGATCCTAGGTGGTATGCTCGGCGTTCTAATGATGCGTGGAGTGGCAGGGGTCTTCTTGAAGCTTCTTGAGAAAGTTCCTGAATTAGAAGTTACCGCCCATGTCATCATCGCGTTTATCGCAGCGAAAATGGGACTGTCCATTGCACATGTTCATATTTCCCATACCGCATTCTTTATCTTTATTATTGGAGCATTCGTAGTGACATTTATTGTGCACTACATGCGGCGAGGCGGAAGGTCGAACGCAGAAACGGCCGCTTCGAAGGATTAA
- a CDS encoding toxic anion resistance protein: MSQQTTDVQPIEDQLSEDKANELKQELRKDPEVQRIKDTIDERQQTELLSFGQEPANEISQFSDKILGTMKNSSMEDSSKLLKQLSKVMEKFDKKDFEENKGLFNKVFGRGKKMIEKIFDKYQSLGGEIEKINVEISKYRDEMVDNTHNLEDMYERNYQFYLDLEKYITAGQLKQEELQQQIQQLEGKAGEGNQRASMELETLKNGAELLDQRVYDLQMAQMVAFQQAPQIRLLQRGNTKLVNKINSAFVTTIPIFKTSVIQAVAAKRQKLVADSMSELDRRTNEMLKRNAQNVSDQSRQIAELAGGPSIKIETIEESFNTIVQGMQDTKAIEDENTRIREEGRKRVLELQENFKKKHG; encoded by the coding sequence ATGTCTCAACAAACAACTGATGTTCAGCCAATTGAAGATCAACTGTCAGAAGACAAAGCGAATGAGTTAAAGCAGGAATTGAGAAAGGATCCAGAAGTACAGCGAATTAAAGACACGATTGATGAGCGTCAACAAACGGAATTGCTCTCATTTGGTCAAGAGCCTGCTAATGAAATCTCACAGTTCTCTGACAAAATTTTAGGAACGATGAAGAATTCTAGCATGGAAGACTCCAGCAAGTTGTTGAAACAACTTAGCAAAGTAATGGAGAAGTTCGATAAGAAAGACTTTGAAGAAAACAAAGGGCTATTCAATAAAGTATTTGGTCGTGGTAAGAAGATGATTGAGAAAATCTTCGATAAGTACCAATCACTTGGTGGCGAAATTGAAAAAATTAACGTCGAAATCTCTAAATATAGAGATGAGATGGTGGATAACACCCATAATCTAGAAGACATGTACGAACGGAACTATCAATTTTATTTAGACCTAGAGAAATACATTACTGCAGGACAACTGAAGCAAGAAGAACTTCAGCAACAAATTCAACAGCTTGAAGGGAAGGCTGGAGAAGGTAATCAGCGGGCTTCTATGGAACTCGAAACACTGAAAAATGGTGCTGAACTATTAGACCAACGAGTGTATGACTTACAGATGGCACAAATGGTCGCCTTCCAACAGGCTCCGCAAATTCGTCTTCTGCAGCGCGGGAACACGAAACTCGTGAATAAGATTAACTCTGCCTTTGTTACAACGATTCCAATCTTTAAGACGAGCGTGATTCAAGCTGTCGCAGCGAAAAGGCAAAAGCTTGTGGCTGATAGCATGAGTGAGCTAGACCGAAGAACGAATGAGATGTTGAAGCGAAACGCGCAAAATGTATCAGACCAGAGTCGTCAGATTGCAGAATTGGCTGGCGGACCATCTATTAAAATCGAAACGATTGAAGAATCCTTTAACACGATTGTTCAAGGGATGCAGGATACGAAGGCTATTGAGGACGAGAATACGCGAATTCGAGAAGAAGGACGTAAACGCGTATTAGAGCTTCAGGAAAACTTTAAAAAGAAACACGGGTAA
- a CDS encoding phosphoribosyltransferase family protein, whose translation MDIHTSVYSKNQLPYNVLDDLQVGVSVEHNPYDLSMDQLFQMAARQNKKRAYLFVSPVLGKHIPVSPYRSLLTGALLAARLTEVVYDEPFPHRDELIRAFQQEHEEQVIYKQVQESRFSLPERSLFIGFAETATALGQSVFEHFTNARYVHTTREDLVGIAPTLNFQEEHSHATDQRCYGEEEFTHDGPVVLVDDEITTGKTALNIIRTMQETYPRSTYVVLSILDWRSEEHQQRFRSVEEEQGITIHEVSLLKGTMESQGEVLLSNEPASESIDGETSVQEITAQPFKAFHSDRYVLSTNGVGEVSERPYLSNTGRFGLSESDQLALEEAAASFGLYLRNVRKGSKTLCLGTGEFMYIPMKLASYMGEGVQYQSTTRSPIHLADKKGYAVQAKLTYKSPEDRSVQHFLYNMHPNQYDEVFVFLERSRSEEEMKSFLEALTSTGVETIHLVTFS comes from the coding sequence ATGGACATACATACGTCAGTCTACTCAAAGAACCAGCTTCCGTATAATGTGCTAGACGACTTGCAAGTAGGGGTATCAGTTGAGCACAACCCTTACGACCTATCAATGGATCAGCTCTTTCAAATGGCAGCCCGCCAAAATAAGAAGCGTGCCTATCTTTTTGTGAGTCCTGTACTCGGAAAGCATATACCAGTATCTCCCTATCGTTCGTTGTTAACAGGGGCGTTGCTTGCTGCTAGATTAACAGAAGTGGTTTATGATGAACCATTTCCACACCGAGATGAACTGATTAGAGCCTTTCAACAAGAGCATGAGGAACAAGTCATCTATAAACAAGTACAGGAAAGTCGTTTTTCTCTACCTGAACGGTCATTATTCATAGGGTTCGCTGAGACTGCCACAGCTCTAGGTCAGTCGGTTTTTGAACATTTCACGAATGCTCGATATGTGCATACGACAAGAGAGGACCTGGTGGGTATTGCCCCTACATTAAATTTCCAAGAGGAGCATTCTCATGCGACCGACCAGCGTTGTTATGGGGAAGAAGAATTTACACATGATGGGCCAGTTGTCCTTGTAGATGATGAAATTACGACGGGCAAGACGGCGTTAAATATCATTCGAACCATGCAGGAAACATATCCACGGAGCACATATGTCGTCTTATCCATTCTAGATTGGCGTTCTGAAGAGCATCAACAGCGGTTCCGTAGCGTGGAGGAAGAGCAAGGTATCACCATACATGAAGTTTCGTTGCTTAAGGGGACGATGGAATCACAGGGAGAAGTGCTACTGTCGAATGAACCCGCATCAGAGAGCATTGATGGAGAAACTTCAGTTCAAGAGATTACAGCACAGCCGTTCAAAGCCTTTCATTCAGATCGGTATGTGCTATCAACCAATGGGGTGGGTGAAGTAAGCGAGCGCCCTTATCTCTCCAATACAGGACGATTTGGACTATCAGAATCGGACCAGCTTGCTCTAGAAGAGGCCGCTGCATCATTTGGACTTTATTTAAGAAATGTACGTAAAGGTAGCAAGACGTTGTGTCTTGGAACTGGTGAATTTATGTATATTCCGATGAAGCTTGCTTCGTATATGGGGGAAGGGGTTCAGTATCAATCGACAACGAGAAGCCCCATTCACTTAGCTGATAAGAAGGGATATGCGGTTCAAGCGAAATTGACCTATAAAAGCCCAGAAGATAGAAGTGTCCAACACTTTCTATACAACATGCACCCCAATCAATATGACGAGGTATTCGTTTTCTTAGAGCGGTCAAGAAGCGAGGAAGAGATGAAGTCTTTCCTCGAAGCCTTAACCTCTACAGGTGTTGAAACGATTCACTTGGTAACCTTTAGCTAG
- a CDS encoding HpcH/HpaI aldolase/citrate lyase family protein: protein MRHFASLSELQLEALFYQPPTTLTKYSPKQEIAYALGATLYIPATKDRLYERLNSSPIQDASSVVLDLEDAIGDDEVKDAEDQLLHEVWSIYRSTHSMEHLPFLFIRVRSHKQLKRIAQSLGVALTTITGFVFPKFTTSNGEMYLEGLQEIQATYNTPLYAMPIIETPELIYKESRIEQMTALKELLDRYQSSILNIRIGATDLCGLYGIRRTTNSTIYDIGLMKDFISDLTNFFGRKGDAYTISGPVWEFFQSNRVLKPQIRQTPFRQSYGETGLHLRKDIINEYLDGLIQEVLLDKLNGLTGKTIIHPTHIVPVNALQVVSKEEYLDACNILENRGRNGVTKSPSANKMNEMKPHQYWAEEIIKKSKAYGVFQDGHTYVSLLKEPASV, encoded by the coding sequence ATGAGACATTTTGCTTCGCTATCTGAACTTCAACTCGAAGCACTCTTCTATCAACCACCCACAACACTTACAAAATACTCCCCTAAGCAGGAAATTGCGTATGCATTAGGTGCAACGCTCTACATCCCTGCAACTAAAGACCGTCTCTATGAACGGTTAAATTCTTCCCCTATTCAGGATGCGTCCTCTGTCGTGTTAGATTTAGAAGACGCGATTGGGGATGACGAGGTGAAAGATGCAGAAGACCAACTTCTCCATGAAGTGTGGTCGATTTATCGTTCTACTCACTCAATGGAGCATCTTCCATTTCTCTTTATCCGTGTACGGTCTCATAAGCAGCTTAAACGCATTGCACAGTCGCTCGGAGTCGCGTTGACGACGATTACTGGTTTTGTATTTCCGAAGTTTACGACTTCAAATGGAGAGATGTACCTAGAGGGATTGCAGGAGATTCAGGCTACCTATAACACGCCTTTATATGCCATGCCGATCATCGAAACACCGGAGTTGATTTACAAAGAAAGTCGGATTGAACAAATGACGGCACTTAAGGAGTTACTGGATCGATACCAATCATCTATTTTAAACATTCGTATTGGAGCTACTGATTTGTGTGGGCTATATGGCATTCGTAGAACCACAAACTCTACCATTTATGATATTGGACTCATGAAAGATTTCATCTCAGATTTAACAAACTTCTTTGGTAGAAAAGGGGATGCATACACGATTTCAGGACCGGTCTGGGAATTCTTCCAAAGCAATCGTGTATTGAAGCCTCAAATACGTCAGACTCCATTCCGTCAATCATATGGAGAGACTGGCCTCCATTTGCGCAAGGACATCATCAATGAATATTTAGATGGTCTTATTCAAGAGGTTCTGTTGGACAAGTTGAACGGGCTAACAGGGAAGACCATTATTCACCCAACACATATCGTTCCTGTCAATGCCCTTCAGGTGGTATCAAAGGAAGAATACCTCGATGCGTGTAACATATTGGAGAACAGAGGACGAAACGGCGTCACGAAAAGTCCTTCAGCAAATAAGATGAATGAAATGAAACCTCACCAATACTGGGCTGAGGAGATTATTAAAAAATCAAAAGCTTATGGGGTGTTTCAAGATGGACATACATACGTCAGTCTACTCAAAGAACCAGCTTCCGTATAA
- a CDS encoding helix-turn-helix domain-containing protein → MTLIFASDLDQTLLFSERTMKAPKANVYVSPVEWIDGKEQSYMTSTSSNLLKRIREVATFIPVTTRTVEQYKRISYIQELAPTYAITSNGGTILVNGEPDREWSTKIETEILEQCAPAERILSAIASVGNGDWLLRQRQADGLFYYFIVDEDKLPYKELDAIVAYAFEEGWTLTPQGKKMYLIPNPVRKERALAHVLAQLEDSFLVTSGDSYLDKNMLKMADQAYIPSQSQLATQRGDVRGVIVTDEPGIFSSEQLLLDVLLMAQTNLDAPSILSSKAACIQWGIDPSTLRKRREDFPKGTIRKFGSSYAVTAKGMYTVFGEPLIRDSYEIMKEGGNSK, encoded by the coding sequence ATGACGTTGATTTTTGCAAGTGACTTAGACCAAACGCTACTATTCTCAGAGCGCACGATGAAAGCGCCAAAAGCAAATGTGTATGTAAGTCCGGTTGAATGGATTGATGGCAAAGAGCAATCTTATATGACCTCGACTTCTTCCAACTTACTAAAGCGAATTCGTGAGGTGGCAACCTTTATTCCTGTCACGACAAGAACGGTTGAACAGTATAAGCGAATTTCCTATATACAAGAGCTCGCTCCTACCTATGCCATTACATCAAATGGGGGGACAATCTTAGTGAATGGGGAACCAGACCGTGAGTGGTCGACTAAGATTGAAACGGAAATCCTTGAACAGTGTGCTCCAGCAGAAAGAATCCTATCAGCGATAGCTTCTGTTGGCAATGGAGACTGGTTGTTACGGCAAAGGCAAGCAGATGGGTTATTCTATTACTTTATCGTTGATGAAGATAAGCTTCCTTATAAGGAACTAGATGCGATTGTGGCTTATGCTTTCGAAGAAGGGTGGACTTTAACACCTCAAGGAAAGAAGATGTACTTAATCCCAAACCCAGTTCGGAAGGAAAGAGCACTTGCTCACGTCTTGGCACAACTAGAGGATTCCTTTCTCGTTACCTCAGGGGATTCTTATCTAGACAAGAATATGCTTAAAATGGCTGACCAAGCTTACATCCCGAGTCAAAGTCAACTGGCAACTCAGCGAGGAGATGTGCGCGGAGTCATCGTGACCGATGAGCCAGGCATTTTCTCAAGTGAACAATTGTTGTTAGATGTGCTCTTAATGGCGCAAACAAACTTAGATGCCCCGTCCATTCTAAGTTCGAAGGCTGCTTGTATCCAATGGGGAATTGATCCTTCTACGTTAAGAAAGAGGCGAGAAGACTTTCCGAAAGGGACCATCCGTAAATTTGGGTCTTCGTACGCCGTAACGGCCAAGGGGATGTATACGGTCTTTGGTGAGCCGCTTATAAGAGACTCATATGAGATAATGAAAGAAGGGGGGAACTCGAAATGA